A stretch of DNA from Lepus europaeus isolate LE1 chromosome 11, mLepTim1.pri, whole genome shotgun sequence:
CAGACCCAAACGTGATGCTTTGCTGCCAGCAGAGGCCCATGGGATTTGCTCCAGAGCTCGAACCCACCCTCCCTGGTGCCCCTGGAAACTGCAGTTTTATTCTGTAGTTTCCCTTAGGGCCACGGGTGAGGTCATATCTCATAAACCGGTTTGAAGTCTGCATGTTTCCTGCCATCGGCCCCGCCTAGGCCTCCACACGAAGCACCGACTGGTTCACATCTAGCAGGTTCCCAGGCTAGCCCTCGTGTAGACATTCTAGGATTCAGGAACAAGTCACCCACTCACCTCCTAGACTCGGGCTTTGAGCTCTCGTCAGACGCTGCAGCCTCATGACTGACCCCAGGCTCCGAGGCCGTGGAGATGGGTGGCGCTACGTTGTTTCCTCCAGGGGCCAAGGGATTCCGGGGCTCCACCTCGCGTGGCTACTCAGGAGGAACTGTGAAAAGAGATTCGGTTCTGCACAAAGCTGAACACGGAGCAGACTCAGAGGAAAGCGCGCTCATTGGCTACTGGCAGGGGCAGCTCCTCTTCTAAAGTTATCGCCTGCTCATCCACGTCTCCTGGAGGAGGCAAAGTGTGTGTCTGCTCCTGCAAAGAGGGGGCCACCCCTTCCCGCAGCACTGCCCCTGCCCTGTGACAACTTCCTAGGGAAAAACTATTTAGCATCTGCCGTTTCTGAAATGAGAACAGCAAAGCAAATGTGATGTGGAGGCGCCACCTACAGCCCAGGACTGGAACTGTTACTGGATTGCACTAAATGAAGGGCAACTAACTGATGTAGCCCAGTCCTCAGGACAAGTCATCACCCTACAGACTGCACGCCCCTTTCAGGCAACCTGCGACTTAACTAACCTGTAGAAAACACACACTGTCCTGTTTCTTGGAGATACTCCCCAATGACGGCCTGGAGCTCCTGGGTCTGCTCAGGCTGGTGGCCTGCTCTTAGCACGTGCAGTACTCAGTCTTCAGACACCCAAACTGCAAAGCAAGACTGCTAAGAAATGTTTGTTTCAGAAACAACCCTGAGCGCAAACCATTTTGAATGaataactgctctgcttcccaatgAAGAAGAGGGCTCTACCGCCCGATAACGTCTCTAACCCTGCGACAATGGTGACGGCAGTAACAGCCCAGGTGCTGCTGGGATGAAGCGAAGCCCGGAAGAAACATTAACTCAGGATGAGGCTgacacagaacacacagaaacaggTTCCTAGTATTTCTTAAAGTAACACTTTTATTCATACTCCAGCATTCTTGCAACCTTCTGTATTACTAACGAAGCAACAGGACCACAATTTCTGTAGTTACTCCACAAAATCACATATAAAGACACTGCATGGCTGGGACCCTGCAGAGCGTAGAGAAGCTGGGTGGGGTCTCTTTCCCGAGTTCACAGAAGACCCACTCCCCCCCTTCCCTGTAACCACGGGGGCTTCAGGCAGAGCACACCAGACAGGAGACGCAATGACACAGGGCAACTGAAGCAACACGAGACAACGGCACCTGAGTTCACTGGGTCTTCACTCACTGCAGAACGCGTTCTTCCGGTCTAAATAAGTTCACgctttttcacagaaaaaaatatacttcAGGCAAATAAAAGCAAATCCCACGTTAGCACGCTTCAGtgtttcatctttattttaccttcatcaAGGCAAGCAAAGTACAGATGCTGTACATAGAACAGACCGACGTCCCTCCCGCCCATCAATCCAGGGGACACGGAGCACGGTCCCTCGAAGCACGCTCCGCAGCTAGATGTACAGGGAGCCATCTGCGGGGCCCACGTAGCCGACCCCGATCAGCAAGACGTCGATCAGCGTCCAGATGCCCAGGCCCCCGAAGCTGAAGAGCTTGCCAAGGCCTTCCCGCCACTGGCCCAGGTAGAAGCGATCCGCTCCGAAGCCGCCCAGGGTGATGCTGCAACAGCACAGTGGGCAGCACCTGTGAGACCCAGGTGCCCCTTGCAGCCCGCGGGGCTCACCAACCACCCCCGGCTGTGCACGTGAAGAGGCGCAAATGGTCGGTCAGAGCCCTCAGTAAGAACACAGATGGCACAGCACCAAATGATCACTGCTTCGACATTAGAAGTAAACACACCATTTTAAAGTGCACTTGGATCTCCTATTTTCTCTCATAAAGATAAGCAGCTCATCTTGCTTTTCAGCATCAAAAGCCAGCAGAGGCCAATCCAACAGAAAGTGCACTGACGGGTTCAGGAGCTGACCCAGACCACCCCTCTCTTAAGGTCCTTTCAAACTGTAGGATCTAACAATGGGCTATTTACCATGGAAAAACTCAAAGCAGGAAGTACAGAGAGCAGTGGTCGTGAGGCAGTTCCAGCAATGCCCAACCCAAGGCCAGGCTGCTGGATCTgtgcccgccccccaccccgccccgcaaCCCCACATGCTCAGCCTCTGTATCCAGACCTCCTGTATTTCAGAAAAACAAACTGTGTGCGGGAACACACACAGACTTTCCTCTGGTCATTGTCCCCTAAGGAGCCCAGCGTGACAGCTAAGCAGGAAGCCTTTATATTGTATCAGGGATTACTCACAATCTAAGCACACAGCGGTATGTGTGCGCCTGTGCAAACACTACGCTGCCGTAGACAAGGGGCCTCGGCACCCACGGCGGGGATCGGGGACTCAATGCCGTGGGGTGCCGCAGGCCGGCTGCACCTCCCACAAACCTGGAGACCTCGGCACCCGACGGAGGGCAGGGATCGGGGACTCAACGCCTTCGGATGCTGCAGGCCAGCCGCACCTCCCACAAACCCTGAGCATCACCTCCTGTGAGGACTTTGAGCTCTGAGAAATGACTCTGAATTTTAGGAGTCGCAGTTAAACGTCTTTTGGTGATGTAAGTCATTAACAGTGCTGGGGATAGCGGGTGAGGGGTACACAGAACTCTGTACGTTTCCTATAAATCTAAAATGACCCtacattacagttttttttttttttttttaaagtaagtcaGCTGTCAGTCTAAACTTGAACTGCTGACAAAGACTGAGGCCAGTTATCCAACCTGACCATCACGGCTCAGTTCCCAGCGTGGCCGTGCCACATCCTTCCCGCTCCCCGGCCTAACCTGGCTGCAGTGGTTCTAGACAGGGGTCACCTCACCCCTTGGGGGATACCTGGCCATGTCTGGAGACGCTCTCACTGTCACAACTGGCAGTGGTATCTGTGACTGACAGCTAGTAGCAGAGAATGGCTGGGGTGCTGCTAACATCCTACTGTATACACAGGTAAAGAATGACTTTGCCCAAACTGTAACCAGTGTGAGGTCAAGAAACTCTGCCCTGTGCCACCGTGCAGGCCTCAGTGTGTCTGGCTTGCACCCTGAGACCCCAACTGGACACAGTGCAGCTAATCAGGTGGTCAGGACCAGACCCCACCTGCACAGACCTGTTTAGACACCTGAAGACGTCAGCAAGTGCAAGCCCATTGTTAGGTGGGGATCACAGGTCTACAACCTCTGCAGGGCGAAATCGCAGGTGATTCTCACACTTTTATCCTGTTTTCAATACTGAGTGTGCATCATTtccataaaatgttaaaaatgtatcATAAACTTACTTGAAAACTCTACAGCATTTTACCTACCCAGGCACACTCAGGACAGAAAACTGTACCTGGTTTTTAACTGCTCAGTTAAGCCAGCCTCAGGCGCTGGTCTGATGGCCTACACTGTCCAGAGTCTACGACACAGGGCAGACGCGAGTGCAGGAGGGACAGCTCAGGGCCTGAGAGCGCACTGACGCCAGGCGTGCGACGGCACATTTAACTCAGCAGACAGGCGTGTACCTGAGAGCCAGAGCGGTAGACCACTTGTAGCCTCCAGTCCAATTGCAGTACAGCATCTTGGGAAATGTACGGttcccttaaagaaaaaaataaacactccGCTCAGAACCAAGGACATAAAATGACTCTCACAGGGACCCTGCACTGTAAATAATGGCTTTCTAAgttagaatcttaaaaaaagtcagcTCTCTTTACAGTAAGAAATGTACACCACAGTGGACAGCACAGAAAGGCCCTCATCCCCTGCGAGCACCGACTCCATCCTCAAGCAGGGAGGGGAGTTACGGCCCGCTATCAAGACTTCAGGTAAGCCTGAGAGAGGAGATACATCCGCCCAGGGCAACAGCAAGCCAGAGCGATGACCACATTTCAACACCCAATGTCCCGCACACGTCGCCCTGGGACAACTGGCGGGCCACATGGGAAAACCTGTCAAGCTGAGTCTACCTCACCCCATGTTCCAAAACCGATGTCAGGGGGATCATCGCCAACAACGGCCTACCTTGGGTGGGGATGGAAATTTATAAAACCATTCTGGACTGAGACCTGCACACGTGCAACTAGGGGCTGTGTACAGAAATATCGACAGCAGCTGCAACAGCAAAAACAGTCAACAATCCAATTCCTAGGCGAATGGAGAGACCGACACAGTCTTAGGTTGCTCCACAAAGcagcacaaaaaagaaaaaaacagaagtccCTAAAAGAACCTGAGCAGTATGTGGACAGGAGAAAGGAAGCTCCATTACCACAGCCTGGTGTCACTGTATAAactcctaaaatgtgcactaaAGAGCAtgggtttgtttgcttttagatttattttttttttttttttgacaggcagagtggacattgagagagagacagagagaaaggtcttccttttgccattggttcaccctccaatggctgccgtggtaggtgcgctgcggccggcgcaccgcgccgatccgatggcaggagccaggtgcttctcctggtctcccacggggtgcagggcccaaggactttgggccatcctccactgcactcccgggccacagcagagagctggcctggaagaggggcaactgggacaggaccggtgccccgaccgggactagaacctggtgtgccggcaccgcaaggtggaggattagcctagtgaggcgccggccttagatttacttatttatttgaaaggcagagttacagagagaaagatcttccatctgctggttcctccccaagtGGTTGCCACAGCTCAGGCTGGACCAAGcaaaaatcaggagcctggaacttcatctgggtctcccacatgagtgctggggcacaagcacgtgggccaccatccaccgccttcccaggtcatcagcagagctggatcggaagtggagcggccaggactggaactggtgcccatgtgggacgccggtgtcacaggcagagcccAACCAGCCCCAACACTGTCCCCTGAACAGTGTCGCATACGCTATCATGCACACAACAGAACTCTAGGCAATTCTGAAAAGGAAGTGGGATGGTAACGACAGTCAGAAGTGCTCGGGTCTCCGAGAAAGGGGAGAAGCGAGCGGACGGAGGTGACGCACACAGGCAGCTGCAGGCGTCGGGGCCGTTCAGCTCCTCTGGCTACGGCTGTGTTTATGTTATACTTTATACCTCACATCCCTCTTCTTGTTTTAtcgaattttaaatttaaagagaGAACTGCCCAGATCTGTATGCTTGTTTTCGGTTCACTGAGTTTGTTAACGAGGCTAGGCAAACCTCCACTCCAAATCTGCTGTTTCTGACTGAATAGTTTAAATCATTTCTCAGCACTGTGGCTAAAGCCCCTTGAGGACACACTGAGGACAAACGCTCTGCTCCCAGACTGCCCTGGACGCCGGCTCACCCAAGCAATGGACGTGGTCCCGCACGGTGCAGTTGGCGGTGTAGCGCTGCCGTGGGCACGACACGGCCATGCAGCTGGTGGAGTTGGTGCACTCGTAGTCTGTTTCGGGCAGCTGCCAGCAGAACCTGCACGTCATGTTGATGACGAAGCTCTTCTGGGCCCTCAGGTCTTGATCCTACGTTCCAAAGGACAGGAGCTCATCAGGCAAGGGCTGCAGTCAGTGTCAGGGGGCGTTCCCAAAGCACCCAGCCGTGCGGTGCAGTTGGTGGCACGGAAACGGAACCAAAACACGTGCGCACAGCAAATGCACAGTACGATGCCGTCACCACAGAAACACACGCCCGGCGTATGCGGCGTGCAGCCCAAACGGCAAGGCTGTCTGTGGTGATGCGATCCTGCCATCACTTTTGCTTAACTAAATCTGTcacaaagccggcgccgtggctcaacaggctaatcctccgccttgcggcgccggcacaccgggttctagtcccggtcggggcaccgatcctgtcccggttgcccctcttccaggccagctctctgctgtggccagggagtgcagtggaggatggcccaagtgcttgggccctgcaccccatgggagaccaggagaagcacctggctcctgccatcggaacagcacggtgcgccggccgcagcgcgctaccgcggcggccattggagggtgaaccaacggcaaaaggaagacctttctctctgtctctctctcactgtccactctgcctgtcaaaaataaaaaaaaaaaaaatctgtcacaaagagaaaaatctgtcCAGTCGCAGTCCCAGACGGCTGAAGGGACAGAGGAGTACATTCACGGACGGTCACCGAGCGGCCAGGCAGAAGCATAACCCGACCCCCGAGCCCGGCCTGCTGCTTCCTACGTCTAACGTGCTGTCTTGCTTCTGAGTTCCACATCTCCCTGGCATCTCAGGGGAATCGCCTGACACGAGAGCCCCAACGCCTGACACAAGAACCCCAAGCCCCCGTGCCAGGGGTGCCCCTGCACTGGGCTGCCTACTGGTCCACCAAGTGCCTGTGGAGGCGGCAGTGACGGCCGAGCTGCAGAGCACCACGGGAGATGCCGGAGGAGAGCTGCAAGGCAGAGGGGCTCACCGCAGCAGCACCGGGCAGGGTCGGcgaacctggatttgattccgGATTTGCAGCTCAGTGACCTTCAACAGAGGCGCATCTGTTTCTACCTGGAATCCACTGTAGACCAGACAGGGCTCCAGGGAGCCACCTGGGCACTGCAGCGTTTACTGAGCCCATCTCCTCTGCAGAGAACAGAGCCCTTCGAAAGCTCAGCCTTGGTATagacacccccagcccctgcacacGAGGAACGCGACACCCACAAGCAGGACCCACACCTGCTCCAGATCCGCCAGCAGGCTGAATGCAGGCACCCAGTGCAGGAGCACCGCTGGCACGGGGGATTGGGGCTCTTCTCCAACCCCCAAGGCAACACTCTTGTCAAGCACACCCCAGCTGAAACAACAGACCGCCAGGTACCGGGATGACTGGAACAGCAGCAATCTGACAGGGAAGGGAACGCAGGGCTTTacatttcatttctatttgtaCATTTTTCAGAGCAGTTAAAAATACAggtgtgggcactgtggcacagcaggttaaagccaccacttgggatgcccgcattccatactggaggcagcagaggacggcccaagtgcctgggcccctgcctcccatgtaggagacctagggggagcccctggctcctgactgcagccctgcctagctctggctgtggcgggcACTTGGGGAAGGCGCCTGCGGTGGATGTAAgatccatctctcctctctccctgcagaAGTCTACACTGCACTTTGAAGATGAGGCTTCCGGCACACAGACCGCTAAGAACAAGCACTTACGACACAGGTCACAGACGGCTTCACGGCACAATCGAAAGTGGCAGGCTTCCCGTAGACGCAGGAGAAGTTGGTGGCGCAGTCTATGCAGTCCGCAGGGAGTCTGCTGCACAGACCGTTGCTCGGACACTTGGTCACGTACGGCGGGATTTCGGTACTCTCTGTGAGAGGCGACAGGAAGCTCCCTCTCTCACCGTGCTGACCACAAGAGGAGGGGACAACAGGCGCACGGGACCCCGAGCACCCAGCACGCGGCTGGGTGCGGTTCTGCCGCTCCTGCCTCCCAAGAGGCACAAACACGAACGGTTCTCACGTACACACAACGTACAGAAAATGCCAGGCAGGGTCAGGGGCGCGAAAGAACATCCACCATTTTATAAGATGAAAAACTAACGCTGAGAGATGTGGGACCTGGGCAATCAGCCGTGGCTAAGGGGGAACCAGGCCCCGGTAACTTCATAGCTATTCCTGAGAGCGACTTTGGAAAACAGCATTTCTTGtgctttctctaaaaaaaaaaactctgcattTTAGACGTGAGCACAGTGTTGCTGCTGACGGTACAGCGTCGCCACCAGCGTCCACGGGGCCGCAGAGCCCAGGCTGCCCGCTCAGCACCGGGTCCTCGCGCCGCCGTGCGCGCAGGGTTCCTCCCCCACCCGACTCCAGGTCCCCGCAGGCCCTCCAAGGTCATCCCACGCCACAGCCCGCGGAAGGTGGGGTGTGGGGCTCGCGCACAACCTCGGGGGCAAGGCGAGGGATGGAGGGCGCGGGGCACGGGGACGGGAGAGCAGAGGGGTGCGAGCCCGGGGCACGGGGACGGGGGATGCCGAGGGGCACGGGCCCGCGGGCATGGGAGAGCCGAGGGGCGCGAGCCCGGGGCACGGGGACGGGAGAGCCGAGGGGCGCGAGCCCGGGGCACGGGGACGGGAGACCCGAGGGGCGCGAGCCCGCGCCACGGCACCAAACGAGCGACGACGACGACTCGACAAGAAGGCGTGGGTACCTGGCGCCCTGGGAGCCGCGGTGAACGCTCGCGTGGGGGCCGCATCCTTCACCGGCTGCGCCAGCGGCTGCGAGTGCTCTGAACGCAAAGACAACGCAGTGAGAGACGGGCCGCACGCGGGACACCCCAGGCCACCGGCTCCGCGGCACGGGCTCGGGCTCGGCCTCGGGACCCAGCTCCGGCCTCGGGACCCAGCTCCGGCCTCGGGACCCAGCTCCGGCCTCGGGACCCAGCTCGGGCCTCGGGACCCAGCTCGGGCCTCGGGACCCAGCTCGGGCCTCGGGACCCAGCTCCGGCCTCGGGACCCAGCTCGGGCCTCGGGACCCAGCTCGGGCCTCGGGACCCAGCTCGGGCCTCGGGACCCAGCTCCGGCCTCGGGACCCAGCTCGGGCCTCGGGACCCAGCTCCGGCCTCGGGACCCAGCTCGGGCCTCGGGACCCAGCTCGGGCCTCGGGACCCAGCTCCGGCCTCGGGACCCAGCTCCGGCCTCGGGACCCAGCTCCGGCCTCGGGACCCAGCTCGGGCCTCGGGACCCAGCTCGGGCCTCGGGACCCAGCTCCGGCCTCGGGACCCAGCTCCGGCCTCGGGACCCAGCTCCGCGCTCGCGCTCGCGGCGGCCCGGACGCGCCAGGCCCCGGCTGCGGCGGcagcgcccccgccgcccccgtcTCGGCTCGGCAGCTCCCGGGGCACCGCCCGCCTCGCGCCCTCCTCGGTGCGGGCCCGGCCTCTCACTCACCACCTCCAGACAGAACGCAGAACTGAGAGACGAAGAGCAGCAAGCGCCAGAGGCGGCCGAGGCCCCGCAGCGCGCCCGCTGCAGCAGCCATCTTGCGGACGCTCGCGCACttccgggccgggggcggggctccgcGAGGGCGGCCGGGGCGCCGGCGGCGCGTGCGCACTGCGGCTCTGAGGGCCGGTGCGCGCCTGCGCGGCTCCCTCTCCGGCTGTGCACCTGCCGGGCAGTCCCCGGCAGGGAGCGGATGGCGGGCCTCTCCCCGCGTCGCTTTTCACTACACTCCGGGGCCGCAGTGCGCAGTGAGGTGCCAGGAAGCAGGGGCTGCCGACTTGGGAAGCACGCGGGGCTGTGCGGGGTCCCTGGCGACGCCGTCCCCCTAAAACATCTGCATCCGCCGGTGGGCAGCCCCGCAGTGGCCGGGAGACATGGGGGCCCTGAGGGGGTCCGCTCCGTGAACCGAGCCCGCACCTCGCGCCAGCGCTGCTGGCTGCCTCACTGCCCGCATCCTCAGGACGCTGGGAAGGTTTCTTTAGGCCTGTTTCAGATCCTACACCTGGCCGAAAACACCGCCAGTAAACGTTAAATGTCCCTTGATGGGTCGCTAATCTCTACTGGTATAAATTTTAGTTATGTTCTAAGCAAGTCAGGGCCTCCTTCCGCTTAAAATCAAATCCACGCGCCTGCAGGGCCGGTGGAACACAGCCCATCGGAGCTGGGGAAGCACGCACGGCGGGCGCCTGCCCTGCACTTGATTTGGGGATTTATCTTCTCTAGAGGTGAACAGAGCAATCAGGGACTGGAAGCGCTAGAACTGCCACCTGTAAGCGACAGTGTAAACAGAGTCCACAACGCTGGGTTCTTTGTCAGTAATCCGGTGTGGAGCACCAGCTGCTGCTTCCGTGGCTGCTTAAACAGACTTCAGTTCTAGAGAGAAAGTTTCAACGGGCCCTTAAGGAAAAACAGTGGTAAAAACACCTGAGACATGATACTACTGGAAATAAGATTCCCCACATGCAGAAGAGCTCTGCAGACCTTTATTAGACGGCTGTCTTTGAAAACCACACATCCCCGCAATCATTTCATAATCCTCATTCCCTAGTTCTCTCAGTGAGTAACACTTCGCATTGAAGTCTTTCAAAACACGGATTACTTCAAGATTTCCCAGGTGTGCCCTTTGGTGTCGTCCGGGCACAGCAGGGAGTTCAACTCCGGACGTAGCAGCTGCCCATCCGCTCCTCCCTTCTCCACGGCGGCCATGGGGGACCCAGCAGCCGCCCTGGGTTCTCAGACGCGCACTGACAGGCCAGCTGGTCAGGGGAGACATCTCAGGGTGCAAACAaagccagcagaagccaggacgAAGGACGAACTTCAGAACTCTTCCTCAGCATTCAGTGTGCGGCATTTCTTGAGATTCTTCAGTTTTTCAATGGCAGAAATGACTGAAATTTCCCCATGAATTTTGTTGTCTCTTGTTCGAACGTTTACGGCATTATTTaccatttccttttctccaaccACTGCAGAAAAGGAAAGCAAACATTTTGAATCATCAATCTTTTAAGCATGAAGTCAACACCCACATGACACATCCTGAGTTTTTCTTCAGTATTCATCACTAAACGCTCAATATAATGACCACCAAGTTCCTCCTCTGGTGGCGAATTTCTTGAGGAGGGAAAGACTTCTAAACCTGTCCTGTGGATGTGAGAGAGCAGGACTGTGGTCTCGGGCACTCTCTCAGACCGACCCTGACTCCACCCCGAATACCTGATGCTGAGGGGTGGACAAGCAGGCCCATGCTGGCAAGCAGAATCCTCTGCAGTGTGGGAACACCTTATCCTCTCTAGTGACCTGTACCGGGAGACGGTGCAAGAAATGGCAGCCATGTGGAAGGAAGAAATTGTTGACAGGAAAGCAGAATAAAGTAG
This window harbors:
- the TM2D3 gene encoding TM2 domain-containing protein 3, with product MAAAAGALRGLGRLWRLLLFVSQFCVLSGGEHSQPLAQPVKDAAPTRAFTAAPRAPESTEIPPYVTKCPSNGLCSRLPADCIDCATNFSCVYGKPATFDCAVKPSVTCVDQDLRAQKSFVINMTCRFCWQLPETDYECTNSTSCMAVSCPRQRYTANCTVRDHVHCLGNRTFPKMLYCNWTGGYKWSTALALSITLGGFGADRFYLGQWREGLGKLFSFGGLGIWTLIDVLLIGVGYVGPADGSLYI